AGTGCAGAACAACTGCCTGGTGCTAACCGGACTAGGTTAACGCCAAAGTTTTTGAGACCGGCTGCATCCCCAAGCCGTTGTTTACTGCGACCCGCCACTTGAGCCTTAAAAATCGAAGGGTAGTTGGAGCCAGTGCGGATGGGAATTTGAGAGAGATTGAGTCGCATGGGGGGTCCTAGTGAAGGAGGCTATGATGATTGTGGTGGGTTTCCTCGCCATGTAAAGATTTTGTGGTGAGGATTTTAAGGTATGAAGTGGGTTCGCGCTATTGGCGGTATTGCCGTAGCTGTGGGGCTGGTTGTGGGTTGGAAGTTTTATAACCGGTTCAATACGGCGGCAAATGTCAGACAAATATTTCTAGCAGCCTGTGCTGAAGAGAGTCAATGCACAGGTGCAGTTGAACAGCATTTCCAGTCTTGTTTTGATGCTAACTATCATTGGGGAGGGCGTCGCCAAGCGGGTCATTTAAATGGGAATAAATTTACAGATTGTCTAAGGGAGAAGGCTGGCGCACCGGTCCTCCCAGATCCATCAAAATAAATGGATCCGTCCTACCCTGTTTTCTTGTGGCTGTCTACAATGCTTATGGGCGGTCTTAAAGGACGGGCTCATCCCTTTTCAAGTTTTGAGGAACATCCTAGAAAATATGCTGCATCGATTGACTGCCTTAGCTTGGGCAAGCTTGGTCTCTATTGTCCTTCTCATGAGTCCTTCGGCTTCTGCCGCCACCTTAGGGGCATTGCCTGGAGCTGCGAGCTTGTTTGCCGGTAACGCCCCTGAGTTGGGTGTGCAGGAAGGTCAGCTCTCCCCCTGTCCTGATTCGCCGAATTGTGTGGTCAGCCAAAACGCAGATGCAGATCATGGGATCGCACCCCTGTCTTACAGCAGTGATCGCGACACTGCCCGAGCAACGCTGTTAAAAGTATTAACCGTTGTGCCTCGCACCCGAGTGGTGGAGCAGACCAACGATTACATCCGTTTTGAATCCAGTAGTCGATTGTTGGGTTTTGTCGATGATGGTGAATTTTATTTTCCCGCCGAAGACAATATTATCCAGATGCGTTCCGCCTCCCGTGTTGGAGAGTCCGATCTCAGCGTTAATCGCCGACGGATGGAGCAAATTCGCCTCGCGCTCCAGGACTTAGGTGTGTAGACGTGACCAAATTACTGCGGTATTGCTTGCCGCTGTTGTGCTGTGTACTGTTACTGACGGGCTGTGATCTGCCCCAAGTGACAGCAGAGGCCCGCATCTTTCTCAATCTATCTATGGATTATTTGGGAGGATATCAGCTCTATGAAACGGAGTTTGACGGGACGCGTTTCGGTGGGATTTCTGCGATTACCTATGATCGGAATCGCGATCGCTTCTATGCCTTGTCCGATGATCGGGCGCAACCTCGCTTTTACACCTTGAATCTGAAATTGGATCAAGAGAAACCCAATCGCCCCCAGATTAAAACCCTGGAAATTGAAAATGTCACTTTCTTCCAAAACGAAGAAGCACAGCCTTATAAGACCGATCGAATTGATCCAGAAGGCATCGCCCTGACCCCTCAAGACAAGTTGTGGGTGAGCAGTGAAGGCGTCTCCCGTTTACAGAGTCCCCCTGCTCTAATCGAATTTGATCTGAAAGGTCAGTGGCAACAACAGCTCACCTTGCCCAAGCAATTTTTGCCGATTCCTGCCACTGACGAGAATCCTAACCCACCGCCCCACGGCATTGACGATAATCGCGGTTTTGAAGCGTTGACTCTGAATCCAGAAGGCGATCGCATCTTCGTAGCCATCGAAGCCCCCTTACAGCAAGATTACCCAGATGCCGAGGTGGAAGGAGAAACCCAGCATTACAACCGCTTTCTTCACTATTGGATTGGCGAACCTCAGCCCCAATTGTTAGCCAACTACCTTTATCCTCTCAAGTCAGCCGATCTACTCAAAGGGCTAAACGGCCTGACCGAACTGTTGACCGTGGACAGTGCCGGACATTTCCTCAGCCTTGAGCGGTCCTACAGTCCATTTACAGGGTTCAGTGCTGAAATCTTTCAAATGACGACGGCCCTTGCCCGAGATACCTCCAAAATTGATCCCTTACCCAGCGACCTCACCGGTATTACACCCATTCAAAAACAGCCCCTGCTGGATCTGAAGCAGCTCAAAATTCCCGGCAGCAATTTGGAAGGCATGATGTGGGGACCTCAGTTAGCCGATGGCAGCCAGTCTCTAGTCCTGGTCAGCGACAACAACTTTGAGCCGAATGAACCGACTCAGTTCTTGCTATTTCGTCTCCGCCAAGATAGTCAGCTGGTGTCTTAATTTCTATTCGCCGATGGTCACTTCCGCGGGTGGTAAAGTGCCAATGCGATCAAAGGGGAGAAAACGAAAGACCGCTCGTCCTACTAGATCGGCATGGGCAACTAATCCCCAACAGCGGCCATCATAGCTATTGCCTCGGTTATCGCCTAACACAAGGTAATGCTTGTCTGGAATCGTTTGAGGCTTTTCTAAAAAGATAGGAACGGGCGGTTCAATGGGCTGGCTATCGACATCTGAAGTGACATAATTGTTACGACAGTGGTCTTCGCTAGGTCCAACCGTGACGCCTTCAGCGGTGTAATTTTCTTTAGTGGGCTGATTGTTGACCCAAACCACCCCATTTTTGATTTCAACTTGATCACCAGGGACGCCCACGACCCGTTTAATAAACGCTTCTTTAAAATTGGCTCGCTTTAAGGATTCGGTGGGATTGAACACCACTACATCACCCCGTTCAGGATCCCGAAAACGATAGGTGACTTTATCAATGATCAAACGATCATGAATTTGCAAAGTGGGTTCCATCGACCCAGATGGAATAAAGCGGGCTTCTGCGACAAAAGTGCGAATTCCAAATGCCAAAAGTAGACTTAACCCGACCGTCTTGGCTGCTTCCACCCACCAAGATTCTTCTGGTTGTTCCGTTGGTTTCAGATCAGGGGGTTGGGATTGCGTCATAAAGATAGGTACAGGCCTTGAAGGATTAGGGATGGGTTACGTCTTACAAATCAGTTTTCCCAGTAAGTTGATTTATAACACAATCCTGTCTGGTCAGCGTTTGTGCTTGATCACAGCCGTCCTACTCTAAATTTCCGATTCGGTGAACCGGCCAATAGCGAAAGACTGCTCGACCCAATAAATCTGAACGAGATACTAATCCCCAACAGCGGCCATCGTAGCTGTTGAGACGATTATCACCCAGAACGAGATAGTGGTCTGCAGGTACCACTTGGGGCAAAGCCAGGAAGGATTGAGATAGAGAGGGTGGACAGACTTGAACAGATGTTTTGGCCTTGTGAGCCACATATTGTTCTCGAATCTTGACCTGATTGCGATAGACAGCGCCATCTTTAAGCTCTAATTGATCTCCCGGGATGCCAATCACGCGTTTAATAATCGTGTCCATGGAGAGTGGAGCACCCTGTCGATCGGTATCCTGTCGTAAAGCCTGGGGTGGACGGAAAACAATAATATCTCCCCGTTGAGGGGCATTAAATTGGTAAGTGACTTTATCGATAATCAAGCGATCGTGAATTTGCAGCGTTGGCTCCATGGACCCTGAAGGGATAAAGCGAGCCTCGGCGACAAAAGACCGAATACCAAAGGCCAACAACAAGCTGAGTCCCATCGCTTTGGCCGCTTCCCGCCATCCCACTTTTGTAGAGAATAAAAATGACTTTTTCGGCATAGCTGGAAGAAAAGTGAGTCTTGGCTGTATTGGGGGTTAGCGCTTGCCCTATCGTTCCCAAGGAGGAATGAGAATAGATAAGTCAGCACCCGTTGAGAAAAGCGCCAGTGAGTTGCTGTTCAGATTCCCACTCGGTCATCGATTCTGGGACAATAGACAGTTGAGTAAGGCCATTGGTTCCAAACTGAGTTCTGCCACTCACGGGTCGTAATCCTAGCCTTCTCTTGCTTTTGCGTCGTGAATAGAAAGAAGTCGTATGTCTGACAATCGAAATAGCCAAGTCGTCACTCAAGGGGTGCAACGAGCCCCCAACCGGGCCATGCTAAGGGCTGTGGGGTTTGGAGATGATGATTTCGCCAAGCCGATTGTCGGGTTAGCCAATGGTTTCAGTACGATTACCCCTTGCAATATGGGCATCGACTCTCTGGCTACACGGGCAGAGGCCAGTATCAGAACGGCTGGAGCCATGCCCCAAAAGTTTGGCACCATCACCATTAGTGATGGAATTTCCATGGGCACGGAAGGGATGAAATATTCCTTGGTCTCCCGGGAAGTGATTGCAGATTCCATTGAGACGGTCTGTATGGGCCAAAGCATGGATGGAGTACTCGCCATTGGCGGCTGTGATAAAAATATGCCAGGGGCTATGCTTGCCATGGCTCGGATGAATATTCCAGCCATCTTTGTTTACGGCGGAACCATTAAACCCGGCCATCTGAATGGTCAAGATCTCACTGTTGTCAGTGCCTTTGAAGCTGTTGGCCAGCATAGTGCCGGGCGGATTAGTGAAGCCGAGTTAACGGCGGTGGAGAAACATGCTTGTCCGGGGGCTGGATCCTGTGGCGGTATGTATACGGCCAACACCATGTCCTCAGCGTTTGAGGCGATGGGCATGAGCTTGATGTATTCTTCCACCATGGCAGCGGAAGATGAAGAAAAAGCTGTCAGTGCAGAACAGTCTGCTGCTGTTTTAGTAGAAGCGATCCGCCAGCAAATTCTGCCCCGCGATATCTTAACCCGCAAAGCCTTTGAAAATGCTATTTCTGTGATTATGGCGGTCGGCGGATCCACCAATGCCGTTCTCCACCTGTTGGCTATTTCCCGTGCCGCTGGAGATCCCCTTACCCTAGATGACTTTGAAACCATCCGGGCCAAAGTTCCAGTGATTTGCGATCTCAAACCGTCGGGGCGCTATGTCGCCACAGATCTCCATAAAGCCGGTGGAATCCCATTGGTGATGAAAATGCTGTTAGAGCATGGTCTTCTCCATGGTGATGCTCTGACCATTACGGGTAAAACCATTGCTGAACAGTTGGCGGATGTGCCATCAAAGCCTTCCCCCGATCAGGATGTGATTCGGCCTTGGGACAATCCCATGTATAAACAAGGCCACCTCGCGATTCTCCGGGGTAACCTGGCTACGGAAGGAGCGGTTGCCAAAATCACGGGCATTAAAAATCCCCAAATTACGGGTCCAGCTCGGGTGTTTGAATCGGAAGAAGCTTGCTTGGCAGCGATTTTGGCAGGCAAAATTCAGCCTAATGATGTGATTGTGGTTCGCTATGAAGGGCCGAAAGGTGGACCTGGAATGCGAGAAATGTTAGCGCCCACGTCTGCGATTATTGGGGCAGGTTTGGGTGACTCGGTGGGATTGATTACGGATGGTCGCTTTTCCGGGGGGACTTACGGTATGGTTGTCGGGCATGTAGCCCCGGAAGCTGCTGTGGGTGGCACGATTGCTCTAGTGCAGGAAGGCGATCAGATCACGATTGATGCCCATGCTCGGAAGTTGGAGGTGCATGTGCCTGACCAGGAGTTAGAAGGGCGAAGGGCGAAGTGGCAGCGACCTCAGCCTCGATATACCAAAGGGGTGTTGGCGAAATATGCCAAATTAGTCTCTTCTAGTAGTGTTGGTGCCGTAACCGATCTGAATTTAGTATGACTCTAAATGTACTATCGATGCTGTAAATAGAAGAACTCTAATCAATTAAGTCTTCTCAAAAATTCTGAATTTTCAGCTATCTTTGCTAATCAATAAGATTAGCGATTGGTAATGGCTAAAAAGAACTACAAGGTCAAAGCCCTTTTTCTACAAGGGTTTCTAATCGATAGTCACGAAGAATCCTCTAACGCTTATGAAAGAAGGGCTATGGAGTAATAGATTCTGATAAGAGACCAGTGCCAGGTTGTAAAGCATTCCCTGGCACTGGATTAGGCGATAGAGAATGTGGTGCTTTCGCTTCAGCCTTTTTTAGATTTTTCACTTCTAAAAGATATGTCAGAATCGCATTCCAAAATCCTGAACCTCCACTAGCTAACAGTCCAAGCACAACAAAAGACAAATTATCTATATCTACTGGCAAAGTATCTTTTGAAAGGAAGGCTGTAAGTACACCAGAAAAAACTGCAAGTATTTGAAGAAGTGATCTTCGAATTCCTTCTTTCTTAGGAGTACTTTTTTCTTCATTAAGCCAAGGTAAAATACCTTTGATAATTTCAACGAGGCGTTCTGACGCAATGCTCAGTGCCAATATGAAACCAATAACTTCAACAATCCTATCAATCATAAAACATACTCACAAAAGAGTTAATAACTTTTTAGTCAAAAATCAAGTAGCAAAAAGCTTGTGTTTGCACAAATAGTAACCTCTGCATCTTCTGAAATAGGAAATGGACCATCAGTCTCTGGAGCACTACCCATTTGGTACTTATAAATGCCTCGAGGTACGAATCGATA
The genomic region above belongs to Acaryochloris sp. CCMEE 5410 and contains:
- a CDS encoding DUF1499 domain-containing protein, translating into MLHRLTALAWASLVSIVLLMSPSASAATLGALPGAASLFAGNAPELGVQEGQLSPCPDSPNCVVSQNADADHGIAPLSYSSDRDTARATLLKVLTVVPRTRVVEQTNDYIRFESSSRLLGFVDDGEFYFPAEDNIIQMRSASRVGESDLSVNRRRMEQIRLALQDLGV
- a CDS encoding esterase-like activity of phytase family protein, whose product is MTKLLRYCLPLLCCVLLLTGCDLPQVTAEARIFLNLSMDYLGGYQLYETEFDGTRFGGISAITYDRNRDRFYALSDDRAQPRFYTLNLKLDQEKPNRPQIKTLEIENVTFFQNEEAQPYKTDRIDPEGIALTPQDKLWVSSEGVSRLQSPPALIEFDLKGQWQQQLTLPKQFLPIPATDENPNPPPHGIDDNRGFEALTLNPEGDRIFVAIEAPLQQDYPDAEVEGETQHYNRFLHYWIGEPQPQLLANYLYPLKSADLLKGLNGLTELLTVDSAGHFLSLERSYSPFTGFSAEIFQMTTALARDTSKIDPLPSDLTGITPIQKQPLLDLKQLKIPGSNLEGMMWGPQLADGSQSLVLVSDNNFEPNEPTQFLLFRLRQDSQLVS
- the lepB gene encoding signal peptidase I translates to MTQSQPPDLKPTEQPEESWWVEAAKTVGLSLLLAFGIRTFVAEARFIPSGSMEPTLQIHDRLIIDKVTYRFRDPERGDVVVFNPTESLKRANFKEAFIKRVVGVPGDQVEIKNGVVWVNNQPTKENYTAEGVTVGPSEDHCRNNYVTSDVDSQPIEPPVPIFLEKPQTIPDKHYLVLGDNRGNSYDGRCWGLVAHADLVGRAVFRFLPFDRIGTLPPAEVTIGE
- the lepB gene encoding signal peptidase I, whose protein sequence is MPKKSFLFSTKVGWREAAKAMGLSLLLAFGIRSFVAEARFIPSGSMEPTLQIHDRLIIDKVTYQFNAPQRGDIIVFRPPQALRQDTDRQGAPLSMDTIIKRVIGIPGDQLELKDGAVYRNQVKIREQYVAHKAKTSVQVCPPSLSQSFLALPQVVPADHYLVLGDNRLNSYDGRCWGLVSRSDLLGRAVFRYWPVHRIGNLE
- the ilvD gene encoding dihydroxy-acid dehydratase; translated protein: MSDNRNSQVVTQGVQRAPNRAMLRAVGFGDDDFAKPIVGLANGFSTITPCNMGIDSLATRAEASIRTAGAMPQKFGTITISDGISMGTEGMKYSLVSREVIADSIETVCMGQSMDGVLAIGGCDKNMPGAMLAMARMNIPAIFVYGGTIKPGHLNGQDLTVVSAFEAVGQHSAGRISEAELTAVEKHACPGAGSCGGMYTANTMSSAFEAMGMSLMYSSTMAAEDEEKAVSAEQSAAVLVEAIRQQILPRDILTRKAFENAISVIMAVGGSTNAVLHLLAISRAAGDPLTLDDFETIRAKVPVICDLKPSGRYVATDLHKAGGIPLVMKMLLEHGLLHGDALTITGKTIAEQLADVPSKPSPDQDVIRPWDNPMYKQGHLAILRGNLATEGAVAKITGIKNPQITGPARVFESEEACLAAILAGKIQPNDVIVVRYEGPKGGPGMREMLAPTSAIIGAGLGDSVGLITDGRFSGGTYGMVVGHVAPEAAVGGTIALVQEGDQITIDAHARKLEVHVPDQELEGRRAKWQRPQPRYTKGVLAKYAKLVSSSSVGAVTDLNLV